From Toxorhynchites rutilus septentrionalis strain SRP chromosome 2, ASM2978413v1, whole genome shotgun sequence, a single genomic window includes:
- the LOC129765896 gene encoding uncharacterized protein LOC129765896, with protein sequence MPAPAGSVITRPPSLRLLFAKLKDIQSSAGDIRRFIENFRGDTSTSKVEIRLEKLDELWEKFGNTVVEIRAQDDYEESADLEREREEFSDRYYEAKSFLVDRLKERETRTSLEQSVRNFEVSMSSTFEHVRLPQIKLQTFSGDIDEWLSFRDLFKSLIHNKTDLPDVEKLHYLKGCLQGEPKSLIDPLQITAGNYQIARDCLLKRYNNSKQLKKRQIQALMKLPTLTRESSGELHTLVEGLERMIKILDQIVQPDDYKDLLLINIVTTRLDPVTRRGWEEFTATKEQETYRDLIDFLQQRVQVLDSLPARAVEGRNLQRSPLQGRPKPAVLKTSFNVVQGSEFHCFVCTGKHWSNQCEVFRKMAIVEKEKILRKHNLCRNCFRKGHRAMNCSSKISCRRCKGRHHTLMCFRTEENIRQMVTAGPSGSNTVQSEDNQNASTSASSPAVNLSANMVLPTGTASNSPSQTLLATVVVVLEDDGGNRITARALLDSGSESNFISVRLSQRLNVNREMVDIPVMGIDKTSSRVKQRIHATVRSRNSNFAEEMGFLVLPKMDVKLPTEPVNITTWTTPEGIRLADPLFSVPMPVDIVFGIEAFFNCFESGRKIGLGEKLPTLHETVFGWVVCGGFEFQDRVTTTICNMATRNNWRSNINQKFNGNRLIGMSRSSDWFSRTVEGI encoded by the coding sequence AAGGTGGAGATTCGATTGGAGAAGCTGGATGAACTGtgggaaaaattcggaaatacaGTGGTGGAGATCAGGGCCCAGGATGACTACGAAGAGTCAGCAGATCTTGAAAGGGAAAGGGAGGAATTCAGCGATAGGTATTATGAGGCAAAATCATTTCTCGTGGATAGGCTAAAGGAAAGGGAAACCAGAACTTCGCTTGAACAGTCTGTCAGGAACTTCGAGGTGTCGATGTCGAGCACATTTGAACATGTGCGGCTTCCCCAAATTAAACTCCAAACCTTCAGTGGGGACATCGACGAGTGGTTAAGCTTCAGGGACTTGTTCAAGTCGCTCatccacaacaaaacagaccTGCCGGATGTTGAGAAGCTCCACTACTTAAAGGGTTGCCTGCAAGGAGAGCCGAAGAGTTTGATTGATCCACTGCAGATAACGGCAGGGAATTATCAAATCGCGCGGGATTGCTTGCTGAAGAGATATAATAACAGCAAGCAGCTTAAGAAGAGGCAAATTCAAGCGTTGATGAAGCTGCCAACGCTGACGAGGGAATCATCTGGTGAATTACACACACTAGTTGAGGGATTGGAGAGAATGATCAAGATATTGGACCAGATCGTACAGCCTGACGACTATAAGGATCTCCTTTTGATCAACATTGTCACAACGCGCCTCGACCCAGTGACTCGCAGAGGTTGGGAGGAGTTTACGGCTACCAAGGAGCAGGAAACCTATAGAGATTTGATCGATTTTCTCCAGCAGCGAGTTCAGGTGCTAGATTCTTTACCTGCAAGGGCGGTTGAGGGAAGAAATCTGCAGCGTTCACCACTACAGGGAAGACCGAAACCAGCTGTTCTGAAAACGAGTTTTAACGTGGTTCAAGGGTCCGAGTTCCACTGTTTCGTTTGTACAGGAAAACATTGGTCGAATCAGTGTGAGGTGTTCCGGAAAATGGCGATTGTAGAAAAGGAGAAAATATTACGAAAACATAACCTTTGTCGCAATTGTTTTCGAAAGGGTCATCGTGCGATGAATTGCTCATCTAAAATATCGTGCAGAAGATGCAAGGGTCGACATCACACGCTGATGTGTTTCAGGACGGAGGAAAATATTCGGCAGATGGTTACGGCCGGCCCAAGTGGCTCAAATACGGTACAGTCTGAGGATAATCAGAatgcatcaacatcagcttCATCGCCAGCGGTAAATTTGTCAGCAAATATGGTTTTGCCAACTGGGACAGCTTCCAATTCACCGTCACAAACTTTGCTGGCAACTGTTGTGGTAGTTTTAGAGGACGATGGTGGAAATAGGATTACTGCCCGTGCTCTCCTAGACTCTGGTTCGGAGAGTAATTTTATTTCGGTACGATTGAGTCAACGTTTGAACGTGAATCGGGAAATGGTTGATATTCCTGTCATGGGAATTGACAAAACCTCTTCTAGAGTGAAGCAAAGGATACATGCGACAGTTAGATctcgaaattcaaattttgctGAAGAAATGGGCTTCTTAGTACTTCCCAAAATGGACGTGAAACTTCCGACGGAACCAGTTAATATTACAACGTGGACAACTCCAGAAGGAATACGACTGGCGGATCCGTTATTCAGCGTACCAATGCCCGTGGATATCGTGTTTGGTATAGAAGCATTCTTCAACTGTTTCGAGTCTGGCAGGAAGATTGGATTAGGGGAGAAACTACCCACATTGCATGAAACGGTTTTCGGTTGGGTAGTGTGTGGAGGTTTCGAATTTCAAGATCGGGTTACGACCACAATCTGCAACATGGCTACAAGGAACAACTGGAGGTCAAATATAAATCAGAAGTTTAATGGAAATCGATTGATAGGAATGTCACGTAGCAGCGATTGGTTCAGTCGAACAGTCGAAGGGATTTAA